The Heyndrickxia acidicola sequence AAGATGAGCGATAATTCTGCTTCTGTCACTTCAGAAGTGAACGTACTGAAGGCATTCTCAAAGGTCCAGGGAAAATCCCTTGGGCCTTCCTTGCTTGAGATGGATGATTGGGAAGCAGGAAATAAGATTGTGCCGTTCTACATAATGGAATACATTCATGGGCTTGACTTATTATCCTTTATTAGGAAAAAAGGGCAATCTTGGACTGGAGTTTTGATTGTTCAGCTGCTGAATGATCTTCACTTGCTGCATAAAGAAGGCTGGGTGTTTGGGGATTTAAAGCCAGAAAATTTAATTGTGACTGGCCCTCCCGCTAAAATCCGATATATTGATGTAGGGGGTACAACAAAGCAAGGAAGGGCCATAAAGGAGTTTACCGAATTTTTCGATAGGGGATATTGGGGAGCTGGTACTCGAAAAGCAGATCCTCAGTATGATTTGTTTGCGGTTTCAATGGTTGTCGTGAATCTGGCATATCCAAAAAGATTGACAAAAAGCGGGGATTATAAGGTGCAAATTAGCAACGCCATTAAGCAGCATTCTGAGATAAAGCATTTGGAGCCAGTCCTTATGAAAGCGATAATGGGCCGATATTCAAGTGCTATGGAAATGAAAAAAGATCTCCTTGGAATTTTAACGAAAAGCGGAATATCTGATTCACGAACGTTAAACAAAGTAGTGCAGCCCCCAAAACCCCGAGCGTCCGTAAGTACTGGCATGGCTAGCAGATCGGATGCTGTCAGGCAAAAGAAACGGAAAAGAAAAAAGATGATTGGTTTAGTTGAAACGCTCATGATTATTGTGGTTGTCTCTATTCTCTATGCACTTTATATCTATAGGCAAGTATTATAAAGCAGTATTTTATTCTGAATTTCTTAGTACTAGGATAAGAAAGTATGCAATTTGTTAGAGGACGCTGTTGTTTTTTCAGCTCATTCGTGTAAAACAGCTGTAAAATGAGCTGAAAAACGAGCAGTTATCAACATAGAAATTTAACCGGGGCTTTTATTTAAGTAATTAACCAAATTACATTTCAGTCGAAGAATGCAAATTCCGTACACCGATAAACAAGGCGCTTGCGCTTTCCTTACTATTCAAATTCCTCTTGTCTTTTTGTCTATTTTACGTTTAGTTAAGCATAATAATTGGTACATTTAAGGAAGGAATCAATACTCGTTTTTTCCTTTCAATGTTACTATAAGGAAAAGATTGTTTTGGTAAAGGATAAGAGAAAATGATTCCATTTGAATTAAAAATAGCAAACTTCATTAATCAGAATGAACTAATTGCAAAAGGTGATTCTGTTTTAGTGGGTGTATCCGGAGGACCGGATTCGCTGGCGCTTCTTCATTATTTAATTGAGCATCAAAAAAAGTACAGCATTAGCGTTTTCGCTGCTCATGTTGACCATATGCTAAGAGGGGAGGAATCGTATCAAGATTTGCTTTTTGTTCAGAAATTCTGTAACTCATACGGAATTCCCCTTTTCGCAACCCGAATCAATATTGCAAAAGAACGGGTTAAACTTAAAAAGGGAGAAGAGGAAACAGCAAGATTATTTCGTTACGAATTCTACCAAAAAGTGATGGAACAAAACAAAATGAACAAACTTGCTTTGGGCCACCATGGCGATGATCAAATTGAAACCATATTAATGAAGTTGACTAGAGGGAGCTCTGGAAAAGGAAGAGCCGGTATTCCTATCAAAAGAGTCTTCCATTCAGGTGAGCTGATACGGCCGCTTTTATGCTTAACGAAGAGTGAAATAGAAGACTATTGCCAATTCTATAAACTGAATCCCAGACATGATGCCAGTAACAGTAAACTGGATTTTACAAGGAACAGATTCCGCTTGAAAGTCCTGCCATTTTTAAAAAAGGAAAATCCTCATATCCATGAGCATTTTCAACGATTTAGTGAACAATTAACAGAAGATGAAACCTTTTTGCAGGAATTAACGTTAAAAGAAATGAATAAAGTATGGAATAAAAACCGCAGCGAAATATCCTTAAATATTCCTGCTTTTCTTGCAATGCCTATACCTTTACAAAGAAGAGGGATTCATCTAATATTAAACTATCTTTACAAAAGTAAGACATCATCTTTAAACGCGTTACATACAGATGCTATTTTTCGATTGCTATCAAGTAACCAGCCTTCTGGAGCGTTGGATCTCCCATTAGGATTAAAGGTCAAAAGGTCTTACCAAAAGTGCTTTTTTTCTTTTTATAAGGATGAAATTTCATCAGACTTTTATTATGAACTGTATGAGAATGAGGAAGCGGATCTTCCAAACGGCTGCAAAATCAAGTTATTTGCCAGCTCTGGGAGCAAACCGCCAGAAGGTGAAACAATATGCCTTTCTAAAAAGGATGTTGAGCTGCCGATCATCATTCGAAACCGTAGAGATGGAGACCGCCTTAAAGTAAAAGGATTAAACGGCACTAAAAAAGTGAAAGATATATTTATTAATGAGAAGGTTCCCGTAAAGGAAAGATTATTTTGGCCTATTGTGACAGATCAAACGGGTAAGGTGCTATGGGTGCCTGAGTTAAGGAAATCCTCTTTTGACAAATTACCCGAGGCTAACCATGACTACTACTATATACAATATTGCAAGCAATCATCTTCTAGGGGGAAAGCGAAGGAATGAAACAGGATATTGAAAAGGTTTTAATTACAGAAGAGGAAATCAAAAAGAAAACAACGGAACTTGCGGAACAACTCACCAGGGAATATGATGGCCGCTTTCCTTTGGCAATTGGCGTTTTAAAAGGGGCCATGCTATTCATGGGTGATTTGGTTAAACAAATTGATACATACTTGGAAATGGATTTTATGGATGTATCAAGCTATGGCAGATCAACTGTATCTTCCGGAGAAGTTAAAATTATAAAGGATCTGGATACTTCTGTTGAAGGCCGGGATATTTTAATCATTGAGGATATTATTGACAGTGGTTTAACATTAAGCTATCTGGTGGAGCTATTCCGTTATAGAAAGGCAAAATCCATTAAAATAGTGACACTTCTGGATAAGCCTACCGGAAGAAAAGCTGATATAGAAGCTGACTATGTTGGCTTTAATGTTCCCGACGCGTTTGTAGTTGGATATGGGCTGGATTATGCAGAAAGATATCGAAATCTTCCTTATATCGGAGTATTAAAACCAGAAGTGTATAGTAAGAGTGAATAAACAGCAAAATAACTGTGTCTATTTGTTGAAAAAAGGTGACGAAGCGATGCTAATAGTTGAAAAGTTAAAATTTACTATGATACTATTTAAGTTAGTTTTTTGAACGTGGGAGGAGGTAAGGAATGAGCCGGATTTTTAGAAATACAATATTTTATGTACTGTTATTCCTCGTTCTGATTGGAATTGTAAGTTATTTTAATAATAACAATCAGCCCACCAGGAATATATCATACGATCAGTTTGTATCCTACTTGAATAAGGGTGATGTGGACAATTTCTCCATGCAGCCTGAAAGAGGGGTATATGAGGTAAGAGGGCAGCTCAAAGGGTATAAAAAGGATGAATATTTCCTGACTTATGTTATGGATAGCCAGTCCTCCCTTAACCGTATAGACAAAGCTGCTGCAAACACAAAAGTTAATGTCATGATGGCAAAAGAAACAAGTGGTTGGGTATCCTTCTTTACGTCCATCATTCCATTTGTTATTATCTTCATTCTCTTTTTCTTCCTGTTAAATCAGGCCCAAGGCGGCGGCGGAAGAGTGATGAACTTTGGAAAAAGCAAAGCAAAGCTCTACAACGATGATAAGAAAAAAGTTCGTTTCCGTGATGTAGCCGGTGCAGATGAAGAAAAACAAGAGCTTGTTGAAGTCGTTGAATTTTTAAAGGATCCTCGGAAATTTGCTGAGCTTGGTGCACGTATTCCAAAGGGTGTCTTGCTTGTCGGACCTCCAGGAACGGGTAAAACATTACTTGCACGTGCAGTTGCAGGCGAAGCGGGTGTACCATTCTTTTCTATCAGCGGATCTGACTTTGTAGAAATGTTTGTTGGTGTCGGTGCATCTCGTGTCCGTGATCTTTTCGAAAATGCGAAAAAGAATGCGCCTTGTATTATTTTCATTGACGAGATCGACGCAGTTGGACGTCAGCGTGGTGCAGGACTAGGCGGCGGACATGATGAGCGTGAACAAACACTCAACCAATTGCTCGTTGAAATGGATGGATTTGGAGCGAATGAGGGAATTATCATCATCGCAGCTACCAACCGTCCGGACATTCTGGATCCCGCGTTATTGCGTCCAGGGCGTTTTGACAGACAAATTACTGTTGACCGTCCGGATGTTAATGGACGTGAGGCAGTGCTTCGCGTTCATGCCCGCAATAAGCCGCTGGATGGAGACGTTAACTTAAAGGCTATTGCCCAAAGGACTCCTGGATTCTCAGGTGCTGACTTAGAAAATCTTTTAAATGAAGCAGCGCTTGTAGCAGCAAGACAGGACAAGAAAAAAATTGATATGACCGATATCGATGAAGCAACAGACAGAGTGATTGCGGGTCCTGCTAAAAAGACACGGGTCATCTCTAAAAAAGAACGTAATATTGTTGCTTATCATGAAAGCGGCCATACTGTTATTGGTTTAGTTTTGGATGAAGCAGAAATGGTTCACAAAGTAACAATTGTTCCTCGCGGGCAGGCTGGCGGT is a genomic window containing:
- a CDS encoding protein kinase domain-containing protein — encoded protein: MMNNTLRTQFNFSPGTIVNGKWHKNRYKLIKELGAGANGIVYLAEGSKGYVALKMSDNSASVTSEVNVLKAFSKVQGKSLGPSLLEMDDWEAGNKIVPFYIMEYIHGLDLLSFIRKKGQSWTGVLIVQLLNDLHLLHKEGWVFGDLKPENLIVTGPPAKIRYIDVGGTTKQGRAIKEFTEFFDRGYWGAGTRKADPQYDLFAVSMVVVNLAYPKRLTKSGDYKVQISNAIKQHSEIKHLEPVLMKAIMGRYSSAMEMKKDLLGILTKSGISDSRTLNKVVQPPKPRASVSTGMASRSDAVRQKKRKRKKMIGLVETLMIIVVVSILYALYIYRQVL
- the tilS gene encoding tRNA lysidine(34) synthetase TilS; translation: MIPFELKIANFINQNELIAKGDSVLVGVSGGPDSLALLHYLIEHQKKYSISVFAAHVDHMLRGEESYQDLLFVQKFCNSYGIPLFATRINIAKERVKLKKGEEETARLFRYEFYQKVMEQNKMNKLALGHHGDDQIETILMKLTRGSSGKGRAGIPIKRVFHSGELIRPLLCLTKSEIEDYCQFYKLNPRHDASNSKLDFTRNRFRLKVLPFLKKENPHIHEHFQRFSEQLTEDETFLQELTLKEMNKVWNKNRSEISLNIPAFLAMPIPLQRRGIHLILNYLYKSKTSSLNALHTDAIFRLLSSNQPSGALDLPLGLKVKRSYQKCFFSFYKDEISSDFYYELYENEEADLPNGCKIKLFASSGSKPPEGETICLSKKDVELPIIIRNRRDGDRLKVKGLNGTKKVKDIFINEKVPVKERLFWPIVTDQTGKVLWVPELRKSSFDKLPEANHDYYYIQYCKQSSSRGKAKE
- the hpt gene encoding hypoxanthine phosphoribosyltransferase, with the translated sequence MKQDIEKVLITEEEIKKKTTELAEQLTREYDGRFPLAIGVLKGAMLFMGDLVKQIDTYLEMDFMDVSSYGRSTVSSGEVKIIKDLDTSVEGRDILIIEDIIDSGLTLSYLVELFRYRKAKSIKIVTLLDKPTGRKADIEADYVGFNVPDAFVVGYGLDYAERYRNLPYIGVLKPEVYSKSE
- the ftsH gene encoding ATP-dependent zinc metalloprotease FtsH, yielding MSRIFRNTIFYVLLFLVLIGIVSYFNNNNQPTRNISYDQFVSYLNKGDVDNFSMQPERGVYEVRGQLKGYKKDEYFLTYVMDSQSSLNRIDKAAANTKVNVMMAKETSGWVSFFTSIIPFVIIFILFFFLLNQAQGGGGRVMNFGKSKAKLYNDDKKKVRFRDVAGADEEKQELVEVVEFLKDPRKFAELGARIPKGVLLVGPPGTGKTLLARAVAGEAGVPFFSISGSDFVEMFVGVGASRVRDLFENAKKNAPCIIFIDEIDAVGRQRGAGLGGGHDEREQTLNQLLVEMDGFGANEGIIIIAATNRPDILDPALLRPGRFDRQITVDRPDVNGREAVLRVHARNKPLDGDVNLKAIAQRTPGFSGADLENLLNEAALVAARQDKKKIDMTDIDEATDRVIAGPAKKTRVISKKERNIVAYHESGHTVIGLVLDEAEMVHKVTIVPRGQAGGYAVMLPKEDRYFMTKPELLDKITGLLGGRVAEEITFGEVSTGAHNDFQRATSIARKMVTEFGMSDKLGPLQFGQSQGGQVFLGRDLNNEQNYSDKIAYDIDTEIQRIIKESYERAKKIIMENRDKLEVIAKTLLEVETLDAEQIKHLYDHGTLPKRGAGKSNVLTEDNADLKVNIQKKHEEATDHQKDESEVRPVENRPEKLGPTKVSDPLKDPKEDNKDSQE